In Arthrobacter sp. B3I9, the following are encoded in one genomic region:
- the rfaE2 gene encoding D-glycero-beta-D-manno-heptose 1-phosphate adenylyltransferase, with product MSPAAPEPAGHRRGGLTEQRGLEDWLPGELAARAPSVAVLGDVMLDGWWSGSIDRLCREGPAPVVDVRQRSFAPGGAANTAMNLAALGARVSLVGIVGCDDSGSELIRQLQDAGVNTTHIHRVQGVPTTTKTRISGAGQLLLRVDEVAPDLPEEALAAVARSLPGALEAQDAVVLCDYGAGALTGLVRRTLLGLLQGRPASLLAVVDAHDPRPWAPLRPDLATPNAKEAAALLGLQLPHGAARPAVLMEHRAALLEATGAAAVVVTLDRDGTVLLPASGAVHRTWAKPVAEKQASGAGDTFVAALALARAASLPLSTSVDLAQAAADIAVHRTGTSVCSTADLGRYLESFADTALDAQELARHLARHRAEGQTIVLTNGCFDVLHRGHTRYLNQAKQLGDILVVALNSDDSVRMLKGPDRPINTVSDRAAVIAALSCVDYVTVFDTPTPIPLIDQFRPEIYAKGGDYSPQMLAETAAVERYGGRVAILDYVAELSTTAVVERIRGGEGAALGEA from the coding sequence GTGAGCCCCGCCGCCCCGGAACCTGCCGGCCACCGCCGCGGAGGGTTGACCGAGCAGCGCGGGCTGGAAGACTGGCTCCCCGGGGAGCTTGCCGCGCGGGCGCCGTCGGTTGCCGTCCTGGGGGACGTGATGCTGGACGGCTGGTGGTCCGGCAGCATCGACCGCCTGTGCCGGGAAGGGCCCGCCCCGGTGGTGGACGTCCGCCAGCGCAGCTTTGCCCCGGGCGGCGCCGCCAACACGGCGATGAACCTGGCTGCCCTGGGGGCGCGGGTGAGCCTCGTCGGGATCGTGGGATGCGATGACAGCGGTTCGGAACTGATCCGGCAACTGCAGGATGCCGGCGTCAACACCACCCATATCCACCGGGTGCAAGGCGTGCCGACCACCACGAAGACCCGCATCAGCGGTGCCGGGCAGCTGCTCCTGCGCGTTGACGAGGTTGCGCCCGACCTCCCGGAGGAAGCCCTCGCCGCCGTCGCCCGCTCCCTCCCCGGCGCCCTCGAAGCGCAGGACGCCGTCGTGCTGTGCGACTACGGTGCCGGAGCGTTGACAGGCCTGGTCAGGCGGACCCTGCTCGGATTGCTGCAGGGACGCCCCGCGTCACTGCTGGCCGTCGTGGACGCCCACGATCCCCGGCCCTGGGCGCCGCTACGGCCCGACCTGGCCACTCCGAATGCCAAGGAAGCGGCCGCCTTGCTGGGGCTCCAGCTGCCGCACGGCGCGGCCCGCCCCGCCGTCCTGATGGAGCACCGCGCCGCCCTGCTCGAGGCCACCGGAGCGGCCGCCGTCGTGGTCACCCTGGACCGCGACGGGACGGTGCTGTTGCCCGCGTCCGGAGCGGTCCACCGGACGTGGGCGAAGCCGGTCGCGGAGAAACAGGCCTCGGGGGCGGGGGACACCTTCGTGGCTGCGCTGGCGCTGGCCCGTGCCGCCTCGTTGCCTCTGTCCACCAGCGTGGATCTTGCCCAGGCCGCGGCCGACATCGCCGTCCACCGCACCGGCACGTCGGTCTGCAGCACTGCCGATCTGGGCCGCTACCTGGAAAGCTTTGCCGACACCGCCCTCGACGCGCAGGAGCTTGCCCGGCACCTCGCCCGCCACCGGGCGGAAGGCCAGACAATCGTCCTCACCAACGGATGCTTTGACGTGCTGCACCGCGGACACACCCGCTATCTCAACCAGGCGAAGCAGCTGGGCGACATCCTGGTGGTGGCACTGAACAGCGATGACTCGGTCCGGATGCTCAAGGGGCCGGACCGGCCCATCAACACCGTCTCGGACCGGGCAGCCGTGATTGCGGCGCTCAGTTGCGTGGACTACGTGACGGTGTTCGATACGCCCACGCCCATTCCGCTGATCGATCAGTTCAGGCCGGAGATCTACGCCAAGGGCGGTGACTACAGCCCCCAGATGCTGGCCGAAACGGCCGCCGTGGAGCGGTACGGCGGGCGCGTGGCGATTCTCGACTACGTTGCGGAACTGTCCACCACCGCGGTGGTGGAACGCATCCGTGGCGGCGAAGGGGCGGCGCTCGGGGAAGCGTAA
- a CDS encoding aldehyde dehydrogenase, with translation MSAIVQHARSSAPELLTISDPRSGEPVGSLPVARPLAIRQAVNAARAAHPAWSATAPAARGSCLRSAARALAAASAELAELNSRETGRPVAEAEAGIAAGVATLEQYAELGPVHRGHSLRGDQLAADYTIAESRGVAVLLTPWNDPVAVACGLIGAALVTGNTVVHKPSERCPHLGVLLGKVLAPAFPPDVLITLTGGAAVGTQLTEQAGVSVVAHVGSSASGARIARSSLLTGAHVIRENGGNDPLVVDDDVDPAWAAGQAAVGAFSNSGQICTSVERIYVHRAIAGPFCAALEEEARRRNRDGGLAPLVDSALRDAVHRQVADALQRGAQPVEGGTLPDGPGSYYPATVLLDCTADMSVMAEETFGPVAPVQVVDSFDEGLRLAAAGRYGLAATVLTGRIAHAQRAIAALPVGTVKINEVFGGAPGGAAQPRGESGSGFGYGPELLDEFTRVKVVHIAAPPGDGQP, from the coding sequence ATGTCCGCCATCGTCCAGCACGCCCGCAGCAGCGCTCCGGAGCTGCTCACCATCAGCGATCCGCGCAGCGGCGAGCCCGTAGGCAGCCTTCCGGTCGCCCGCCCCCTGGCCATCCGCCAAGCGGTTAACGCCGCCCGGGCCGCGCACCCCGCCTGGTCCGCCACCGCCCCTGCGGCCCGGGGGAGCTGCCTGCGCTCCGCTGCCAGGGCGCTGGCGGCCGCCTCCGCGGAACTCGCGGAACTGAACAGCCGGGAAACCGGCCGTCCGGTGGCCGAGGCGGAGGCCGGGATAGCCGCCGGCGTCGCCACGCTGGAGCAGTACGCGGAGCTTGGGCCGGTCCACCGGGGGCACAGCCTGCGGGGCGACCAGCTGGCCGCCGACTACACGATCGCCGAGTCCCGCGGCGTCGCCGTCCTCCTGACCCCCTGGAACGACCCGGTGGCGGTGGCCTGCGGCTTGATCGGCGCGGCGCTGGTGACAGGCAACACCGTGGTGCACAAACCCAGTGAACGGTGCCCGCACCTGGGCGTCCTGCTGGGCAAAGTCCTGGCGCCCGCCTTTCCGCCCGACGTCCTGATCACGCTCACCGGCGGGGCAGCGGTCGGTACCCAGCTGACCGAACAGGCGGGAGTCTCGGTGGTGGCGCACGTCGGCTCCAGCGCGTCCGGTGCCCGGATCGCGCGGAGCTCCCTGCTCACCGGCGCCCACGTTATCCGGGAAAACGGCGGCAATGATCCGCTGGTAGTGGACGACGACGTCGACCCCGCCTGGGCTGCCGGGCAGGCGGCCGTCGGAGCCTTCAGCAACAGCGGCCAGATCTGCACGTCCGTTGAGCGCATCTACGTGCACCGCGCGATCGCGGGGCCATTCTGTGCGGCTCTGGAGGAGGAGGCCCGGCGCCGGAACCGGGACGGAGGGCTGGCGCCTCTGGTGGACAGTGCGCTGCGCGATGCCGTCCACCGCCAGGTCGCCGATGCCCTGCAGCGCGGGGCGCAGCCGGTGGAAGGGGGAACCCTCCCGGACGGGCCGGGCTCCTACTACCCGGCCACCGTCCTGCTGGACTGCACCGCGGACATGAGCGTGATGGCGGAGGAAACCTTCGGCCCGGTGGCGCCGGTCCAGGTGGTGGACAGCTTCGACGAGGGGCTCCGGCTGGCCGCCGCGGGCCGTTACGGCCTCGCTGCCACCGTCCTCACCGGCAGGATCGCGCACGCCCAGCGGGCCATCGCGGCGCTTCCGGTCGGCACCGTCAAGATCAACGAGGTCTTCGGCGGAGCCCCGGGCGGGGCCGCGCAGCCCCGGGGAGAGAGCGGCAGCGGGTTTGGCTACGGGCCCGAGCTGCTGGATGAGTTCACCAGGGTCAAGGTCGTGCATATCGCGGCCCCGCCCGGGGATGGACAGCCGTGA
- a CDS encoding SDR family oxidoreductase, with product MNNESLFPGRVLVTGGASGLGAAVVDAVLQAGGTPVVLDRDLREVSAVKAIEVDVADRAAVSSAVQQAAEELGGLDAVVTAAGIDRCGRLEDVPPEDWEQVIFVNLFGTVSVVRAALPYLKASRGRVVTVASTLGKRALPEASAYCASKFGVVGFSQALAAETGGEIGVTTLIPGGMKTRFFDDRAEQYKPQDDSRLNDPANVARAVLFALSQPAGCEVRELLICHAEEGSWP from the coding sequence ATGAACAACGAGAGCCTATTCCCCGGCCGGGTCCTTGTCACCGGAGGTGCCTCCGGACTCGGCGCCGCCGTCGTTGACGCCGTGCTGCAGGCCGGCGGTACGCCGGTGGTGCTGGACCGGGACCTCCGGGAGGTGTCCGCCGTGAAAGCCATCGAAGTGGACGTCGCGGACCGGGCCGCCGTGTCCTCGGCGGTGCAGCAGGCGGCCGAGGAGCTGGGCGGCCTGGATGCCGTGGTGACCGCGGCGGGGATCGACCGGTGCGGCCGGCTCGAGGACGTCCCGCCGGAGGACTGGGAGCAGGTCATCTTCGTGAATCTGTTCGGCACCGTATCGGTGGTGCGCGCGGCGCTTCCGTATCTGAAGGCATCACGGGGCCGGGTGGTCACCGTGGCCTCGACCCTGGGCAAACGCGCACTGCCGGAGGCTTCCGCCTACTGCGCGTCCAAGTTCGGCGTCGTGGGGTTCAGCCAGGCGCTGGCGGCCGAAACCGGCGGCGAAATCGGTGTCACCACGCTGATTCCCGGGGGCATGAAGACCCGGTTCTTCGACGACCGTGCCGAACAGTACAAGCCCCAGGACGACTCCAGGCTCAACGATCCGGCCAACGTGGCGCGCGCCGTGCTGTTCGCCCTGTCCCAGCCGGCGGGGTGCGAAGTCCGCGAACTGCTCATCTGCCACGCCGAGGAGGGCTCATGGCCCTAA
- a CDS encoding PfkB family carbohydrate kinase — translation MNIVVVGDVLLDVDLDGQATRLSPDAPVPVVDVSSARRRAGGAGLVARMLAGDGHSVVLVTVLGTDDAATQIEEELAGVTVVAGASGAPTPVKTRVRARGQALVRFDEGCARPPVPQATAAMLQALDGAAAIIVADYGRGVAANPDLRAALSRLAGRVPIVWDPHPAGAPPVAGVDVVTPNLAEARAAAGTGPMAGTVNDAAGVLAARLLGRWQSKAVLVTHGEHGAVLAQDQVRTPLPIPAPQTTVADPCGAGDRLAASLAVHLAAGRDVEDSAALAVQEAAAFLACGGVAGLALLPDVYVPLSSAADGPDPDALALARRVRRSGGTVVATGGCFDLLHAGHARSLAAARRMGDCLIVCLNSDASVRRIKGAHRPIITEQDRAELLLALGCVDAVLVFEEDTPEACLDALRPDIWVKGGDYDVRDLPETALVESWGGRCLTVPHHAARSTTHLADALARVG, via the coding sequence ATGAACATCGTCGTCGTCGGTGACGTCCTGCTGGATGTGGACCTCGACGGGCAGGCCACCCGGCTGAGCCCGGATGCGCCCGTGCCCGTCGTCGACGTGTCCTCGGCCCGGCGGCGTGCCGGGGGTGCGGGCCTGGTGGCCCGCATGCTTGCCGGCGACGGTCATTCCGTCGTCCTGGTGACAGTCCTGGGCACGGACGATGCGGCCACCCAGATAGAGGAGGAACTGGCGGGGGTCACGGTAGTCGCGGGAGCATCCGGCGCTCCGACCCCGGTCAAGACCCGGGTCCGCGCCCGCGGCCAGGCGCTGGTCCGGTTCGACGAGGGCTGCGCACGCCCACCCGTCCCGCAGGCCACAGCTGCCATGCTGCAGGCGCTGGACGGCGCAGCCGCCATCATCGTTGCCGACTACGGGCGGGGAGTGGCCGCAAATCCGGACCTCCGGGCCGCCCTGTCGCGGCTTGCCGGACGCGTTCCGATCGTGTGGGACCCCCATCCTGCGGGCGCCCCGCCGGTGGCCGGCGTCGACGTCGTCACCCCCAACCTCGCCGAAGCCCGCGCCGCTGCCGGCACCGGGCCGATGGCCGGCACCGTGAACGACGCCGCCGGTGTGCTGGCGGCACGGCTGCTCGGCCGCTGGCAGAGCAAGGCGGTCCTGGTGACGCACGGTGAACATGGCGCCGTCCTGGCGCAGGACCAGGTGCGGACGCCGCTTCCGATCCCGGCACCGCAGACCACCGTCGCCGATCCGTGCGGTGCGGGGGACAGGCTGGCCGCAAGCCTTGCCGTCCACCTGGCAGCCGGGCGCGATGTTGAGGACTCCGCCGCCCTGGCGGTCCAGGAAGCGGCCGCGTTCCTGGCATGCGGCGGAGTGGCCGGGCTGGCCCTGTTGCCCGACGTTTACGTGCCTCTTTCCTCCGCCGCGGACGGGCCGGATCCCGACGCCCTGGCGCTGGCCCGGCGGGTCCGGCGTTCGGGCGGGACGGTGGTCGCCACGGGTGGTTGCTTCGACCTCCTGCACGCCGGGCATGCCCGGTCCCTCGCAGCAGCCCGGCGCATGGGTGACTGCCTCATCGTGTGCCTGAATTCCGATGCTTCGGTACGCCGGATCAAGGGAGCCCACCGTCCCATCATCACAGAGCAGGACCGTGCGGAACTGCTGCTGGCGCTCGGTTGCGTGGATGCCGTGCTGGTCTTTGAGGAGGACACCCCGGAAGCCTGCCTCGATGCGCTCCGCCCGGACATCTGGGTGAAGGGCGGCGACTACGACGTGCGTGACCTGCCCGAGACCGCGTTGGTGGAGAGCTGGGGCGGCCGCTGCCTCACCGTGCCGCACCATGCGGCCCGCTCCACAACACACCTCGCCGACGCGCTGGCCCGGGTCGGTTGA
- a CDS encoding SIS domain-containing protein: MTPESPLRDAVAPVLVLPGTEATAGPAPGSRPDSVAAVRSHLDNVLPAFESLRSQSFHLAAWGEELARRLLRGARLLAAGNGGSAAEAQHLTAELVGRFDGERVPFSAISLHAETSAVTAIANDYGFEELFARQVRAHARSGDVLMLLSTSGKSPNLLRAAEAAARLGVATWALTGPGPNPLASGCDEAVTIDGPAANAQECHLIALHAVCRAFDAEVVRRGRQGSPGGAAR; this comes from the coding sequence GTGACTCCCGAATCCCCCCTGAGAGACGCCGTGGCCCCGGTCCTGGTGTTGCCCGGGACGGAGGCCACTGCAGGCCCGGCCCCGGGCAGCCGACCGGACTCGGTTGCGGCGGTCCGCAGCCACCTGGACAACGTCCTGCCAGCCTTCGAGTCGCTGCGCAGCCAGTCGTTCCACCTGGCCGCGTGGGGCGAAGAACTGGCCCGCCGGCTGCTCCGCGGCGCGCGCCTGCTGGCCGCAGGCAACGGCGGCTCCGCCGCCGAGGCCCAGCACCTGACAGCTGAACTCGTGGGACGGTTCGACGGCGAGCGCGTCCCCTTCTCGGCGATTTCACTTCATGCGGAAACCTCCGCCGTCACCGCCATCGCCAACGATTACGGCTTCGAGGAACTCTTCGCGCGCCAGGTGCGCGCGCACGCCCGGTCCGGCGACGTGCTGATGCTGCTGTCCACCAGCGGCAAGAGCCCCAACCTGCTCCGCGCCGCCGAGGCCGCTGCCCGGCTGGGAGTCGCCACCTGGGCGCTGACCGGACCGGGGCCGAATCCGCTGGCCTCCGGCTGCGACGAGGCCGTGACCATTGACGGCCCGGCCGCCAACGCCCAGGAATGCCACCTGATCGCGCTGCACGCCGTATGCCGTGCTTTCGACGCCGAGGTCGTTCGACGCGGACGCCAAGGCTCACCGGGCGGGGCAGCGCGATGA
- a CDS encoding glycosyltransferase, which produces MRIAMVSEHASPLAALGGVDAGGQNVHVAALSTALARRRHHVTVYTRRDSAALPRRVRILPRLEVVHLDAGPAEHVPKDELLPFMGELADGISRDWQRRPPDVVHGHFWMSGVAALDAARRAPSDTRIPVLQTFHALGPVKRRHQGAGDTSPLERQWLEPSVGRSVDRIIATCSDEVFELKAMGIDRRRISVVPCGVDLELFSGRGPAEPRTRAYRILSVGRLVPRKGVDLVIGALPALRDAGLDVELLIVGGGGNAAALADDAEAHRLLEVATELGVQDRVVFRGQLPRDAMGAIFRSADAVVCAPWYEPFGIVPLEAMACGVPVVAAAVGGLRDTVLDRKTGLHVPPRDPAAIAAAVAALLTDPGLRRALGSAGEARARTRYSWDRVAAETERAYLQTVAAGAEVRRLDAVEGAVL; this is translated from the coding sequence GTGAGGATAGCCATGGTTTCGGAACACGCCAGTCCGCTGGCGGCGCTGGGCGGAGTGGACGCCGGCGGCCAGAACGTCCACGTGGCCGCGCTGTCAACGGCCCTGGCGAGGCGGCGGCACCACGTCACCGTCTACACCCGCCGTGACTCCGCAGCACTGCCGCGGCGCGTGCGGATCCTGCCGCGGCTCGAGGTGGTCCACCTCGACGCCGGCCCGGCGGAGCACGTTCCCAAGGACGAGCTCCTGCCCTTCATGGGTGAACTGGCCGACGGGATCTCCCGGGACTGGCAGCGCCGGCCTCCCGATGTGGTCCACGGACACTTCTGGATGTCGGGTGTCGCGGCCCTCGACGCAGCCCGCCGGGCACCATCGGACACCAGGATCCCCGTGCTGCAGACGTTCCACGCACTGGGACCGGTCAAGCGCCGGCACCAGGGCGCCGGGGACACCAGCCCGCTGGAGCGCCAATGGCTGGAGCCGTCCGTGGGCAGATCGGTGGACCGGATCATCGCCACCTGCTCGGATGAGGTCTTCGAACTCAAGGCCATGGGCATCGACCGGCGCCGGATCTCGGTGGTGCCGTGCGGCGTGGACCTGGAACTGTTTTCCGGCCGGGGCCCCGCCGAGCCCAGGACCCGCGCCTACCGCATCCTTTCCGTCGGGCGCCTCGTCCCGCGGAAGGGCGTTGACCTGGTGATCGGGGCGCTGCCGGCCCTGCGGGACGCAGGCCTCGACGTCGAACTCCTGATTGTCGGCGGCGGCGGGAACGCCGCGGCCCTGGCGGACGACGCCGAAGCGCACCGGCTGCTGGAGGTCGCCACGGAATTGGGCGTGCAGGACCGGGTGGTCTTTCGGGGCCAGCTGCCCCGGGACGCCATGGGGGCCATCTTCCGCAGCGCCGACGCGGTGGTGTGCGCGCCGTGGTACGAGCCGTTCGGCATTGTGCCGCTGGAAGCCATGGCCTGCGGCGTGCCGGTGGTGGCAGCGGCCGTCGGCGGACTGCGGGACACCGTGCTGGACCGGAAGACCGGCCTGCATGTCCCGCCGCGGGATCCGGCGGCCATCGCTGCCGCCGTCGCCGCGCTGCTGACCGATCCCGGCCTGCGGCGGGCGCTGGGTTCCGCCGGCGAGGCCCGCGCCCGGACGCGCTATTCCTGGGACCGGGTTGCCGCCGAAACCGAAAGGGCCTACCTGCAGACAGTGGCCGCAGGTGCGGAAGTCCGGCGGCTTGATGCGGTGGAAGGGGCCGTGCTGTGA
- a CDS encoding glycosyltransferase — MRILLWHVHGAWTDSFVRGRHEYLLPALPDGGPWGMGRAGRNWPDSVREVSLDAVDPDSIDAVVLQRPEEIDVLAQALGRRPGKELPAVYLEHNTPKGGVPNSVHPLADQDAIPVVHVTHFNELFWDNGAAPTLVIEHGIPDPGHLYTGEVAELAAVVNEPVRRGRVTGTDLLHRFAAAAPLQMFGMGGVGLGEATGLPASRLRIRGDLPTAQLHQELARCRVYIHPLRWTSLGLALLEAMQLGMPVVVLGTTEAARAVPPEAGAISTSVDELVDSAAQLVNDPEEARRRGGVARRVALERYGLQAFLQSWDGLLGELAPRSRRGRILIPSQEGKSQ, encoded by the coding sequence ATGAGGATCCTGCTGTGGCATGTGCACGGGGCCTGGACGGACTCTTTCGTCCGCGGCCGGCACGAATACCTGCTTCCTGCGCTTCCGGACGGAGGTCCCTGGGGGATGGGACGCGCGGGCCGGAACTGGCCGGATTCCGTCCGGGAGGTGAGCCTGGACGCGGTGGACCCGGACAGTATCGACGCCGTCGTGCTGCAGCGGCCTGAGGAGATTGACGTGCTCGCCCAGGCCCTGGGCCGCCGGCCCGGCAAGGAGCTGCCGGCCGTCTACCTCGAACACAACACGCCCAAGGGCGGCGTTCCGAACTCCGTGCATCCGCTGGCCGACCAGGACGCCATCCCCGTTGTCCACGTGACGCACTTCAACGAGCTGTTCTGGGACAACGGCGCCGCCCCGACGCTGGTGATCGAACACGGAATCCCCGATCCCGGCCATCTGTACACCGGCGAGGTGGCCGAACTGGCCGCCGTCGTCAACGAGCCGGTGCGCCGCGGGAGGGTCACCGGCACCGACCTGCTGCACCGGTTCGCCGCGGCGGCGCCGCTGCAGATGTTCGGCATGGGCGGTGTGGGCCTCGGGGAGGCGACAGGCCTGCCGGCGTCAAGGCTGAGGATCCGCGGGGACCTGCCCACCGCGCAGCTGCACCAGGAACTGGCCCGCTGCCGGGTGTACATCCACCCGCTCCGCTGGACTTCCCTGGGCCTGGCCCTGCTGGAGGCGATGCAGCTCGGGATGCCCGTGGTGGTCCTCGGCACCACGGAAGCGGCCCGCGCGGTACCGCCGGAGGCCGGCGCGATCTCCACCAGCGTCGACGAACTCGTGGACAGTGCCGCGCAGCTCGTCAACGACCCGGAGGAGGCTCGGCGCCGCGGAGGCGTCGCCCGCCGGGTGGCCCTCGAACGCTACGGCCTCCAGGCCTTCCTTCAGTCGTGGGACGGGCTGCTTGGCGAACTCGCCCCGCGCTCCCGGAGGGGCCGGATTCTGATTCCATCGCAGGAAGGGAAGAGCCAGTGA
- a CDS encoding glycosyltransferase family 9 protein encodes MTPVLVARLDSVGDVLLAGPAIRAVAHGRRADGGEPNDVVLLCGPQGEPAAALLPGVTEVYSWSCPWIVKPAPPVEQQQLDALRRFVTDSRITEAVILTSFHQSPLPLALQLRLAGVRRITGVSTDYAGSLLDIRLRPGEDLAEDQPEAERALAIASAAGFRLPPGDDGKLRITGYPDARELVGEEPYVVVHPGSSAAARSWPALHHAAAVELLEGAGHRVVVTGGPGETKLTATVAGPSAVDLGGRTDLKTLAGVLAHAEVLITGNTGPAHLAAALGTPVACLFSPVVPAIRWAPYGVPLELLGDQAAPCRLTRATECPVPGHPCLSSVGPEQLVEAVERLISGVTSLSTRRKVRYP; translated from the coding sequence GTGACGCCCGTCCTGGTGGCCCGGCTGGACAGCGTCGGCGACGTTCTGCTGGCAGGTCCCGCGATCCGGGCGGTCGCCCACGGCCGGCGGGCCGACGGCGGCGAGCCGAACGACGTCGTCCTGCTCTGCGGGCCGCAGGGAGAACCCGCGGCAGCACTCCTGCCCGGCGTCACCGAGGTGTACAGCTGGAGCTGCCCGTGGATCGTGAAGCCGGCGCCCCCGGTGGAGCAACAGCAGCTGGATGCCCTGCGGAGGTTCGTCACGGACTCCCGCATCACTGAAGCCGTTATCCTGACTTCTTTCCACCAGTCGCCGCTGCCCCTGGCCCTGCAGTTGCGGCTGGCCGGAGTCCGCCGGATCACAGGCGTATCCACCGACTACGCGGGCAGCCTGCTGGACATCCGCCTGCGGCCGGGCGAGGACCTCGCCGAGGACCAGCCGGAGGCCGAACGGGCGCTTGCCATCGCCTCGGCCGCGGGCTTCAGGCTTCCCCCCGGCGACGACGGCAAGCTCCGCATCACCGGCTACCCCGATGCGCGTGAGCTCGTGGGCGAGGAACCGTACGTCGTGGTCCACCCCGGATCATCGGCCGCGGCACGGTCCTGGCCGGCGCTGCACCATGCCGCCGCGGTGGAACTGCTCGAGGGGGCCGGGCACCGCGTTGTGGTCACCGGAGGCCCCGGGGAAACCAAGCTCACCGCGACGGTCGCCGGGCCCTCCGCGGTGGACCTCGGCGGACGAACAGACCTGAAGACCTTGGCCGGTGTGCTGGCCCACGCCGAGGTGCTGATCACCGGCAACACCGGCCCGGCACACCTGGCGGCCGCGCTGGGAACCCCGGTGGCCTGCCTCTTTTCACCGGTGGTGCCGGCAATCCGGTGGGCCCCGTACGGCGTGCCGCTGGAGCTGCTGGGCGACCAGGCTGCACCCTGCAGGCTCACCCGCGCCACGGAGTGTCCCGTGCCCGGGCATCCGTGCCTGTCATCGGTGGGCCCGGAGCAGCTGGTGGAGGCAGTGGAACGGCTGATCAGCGGGGTGACCTCGCTGTCGACCCGACGGAAGGTGCGGTACCCATGA
- a CDS encoding HAD-IIIA family hydrolase translates to MERSGFPSLRAVLFDRDGTLVHDVPYNGDPARVRIMPYAREALQELRARGIATGVLSNQSGIGRGLLTVEEVCAVNRRVEELLGPFDVWDFCPHLAEDGCSCRKPAPGMIVNACRRLGIGTADAAYIGDIGIDVAAAEAAGSRGVLVPTPVTRAAEVAAAPSVAAHLGAALELLLDPPFSALSGTGS, encoded by the coding sequence ATGGAAAGATCCGGTTTTCCGTCGTTGCGTGCTGTCCTCTTCGACCGGGACGGCACGCTCGTCCACGACGTCCCTTATAACGGGGACCCCGCCCGCGTACGGATCATGCCGTACGCCAGGGAAGCACTCCAAGAGCTGAGGGCGCGCGGCATTGCCACCGGCGTCCTCAGCAACCAGTCCGGGATCGGCCGCGGCCTCCTCACTGTGGAAGAAGTGTGCGCCGTCAACCGCCGTGTCGAGGAACTGCTGGGGCCCTTCGATGTCTGGGACTTCTGCCCGCATCTTGCGGAGGACGGCTGCAGCTGCCGCAAGCCGGCACCCGGGATGATCGTCAACGCCTGCCGCCGGCTGGGAATCGGGACGGCGGATGCGGCTTATATCGGAGATATCGGCATCGATGTGGCAGCGGCGGAGGCGGCCGGATCCCGGGGCGTGCTGGTGCCGACGCCGGTGACGCGGGCTGCGGAAGTCGCCGCCGCCCCCTCGGTTGCAGCCCACCTCGGCGCCGCGCTGGAACTGCTCCTTGATCCGCCCTTCAGTGCGCTTTCCGGGACCGGCTCGTGA
- a CDS encoding sigma-70 family RNA polymerase sigma factor, whose translation MAEVQQSPTVNPPGAEAGFSSRPPAPRGALGQIRQAFENRLVLEYLDLAEALAVRFAGRGREREDLTQVAYLGLIKAARGFDDSRGGSFAAYAAPTITGELKRYLRDRCWVVRPPRRVQDLRTELLRSEPELTQLLGHRPTSAELARELGVPENNVREAAAAGSSLRPDSLDVVDNYGEGRPALAEGLASQDLPLERLEELMCLDQAIRKLSDDERELLYRRYFCEESQAELGKRFGVSQMQVSRRLSKVLVRLHQLLTSADAHGAEGGPDLRTASESS comes from the coding sequence ATGGCAGAAGTGCAGCAGTCGCCCACTGTGAACCCGCCGGGTGCGGAAGCCGGCTTTTCGAGCAGGCCGCCCGCGCCCCGGGGTGCACTTGGCCAGATCCGGCAAGCCTTCGAGAACCGGCTGGTCCTGGAGTATCTGGATCTGGCCGAGGCGCTGGCGGTACGGTTCGCGGGCCGTGGCCGGGAACGTGAGGATCTTACCCAGGTCGCCTATCTGGGACTGATAAAAGCCGCGCGGGGCTTCGACGACAGCCGGGGAGGAAGCTTCGCCGCCTACGCCGCCCCCACGATCACGGGCGAGCTGAAGCGCTATCTGCGGGACCGGTGCTGGGTAGTGAGACCACCCCGCCGGGTCCAGGACCTGCGCACCGAACTCCTCCGTTCCGAACCGGAACTGACCCAGCTCCTGGGGCACCGGCCGACATCGGCTGAACTGGCACGCGAGCTGGGCGTACCCGAGAACAATGTCAGGGAAGCGGCGGCAGCCGGCTCCAGCCTCCGCCCTGACTCGCTCGACGTCGTCGACAACTACGGGGAAGGTCGCCCGGCCCTTGCCGAGGGCCTCGCCTCGCAGGACCTTCCGCTGGAGCGGCTTGAGGAACTGATGTGCCTCGACCAGGCGATCCGGAAGCTTTCGGACGATGAGCGGGAACTGCTCTACCGGCGTTACTTCTGTGAAGAAAGCCAGGCAGAGCTGGGCAAGAGGTTCGGCGTCTCGCAGATGCAGGTCTCCCGCCGGCTTTCGAAGGTGCTGGTGCGGCTTCACCAGCTGCTGACATCGGCTGATGCCCATGGTGCCGAGGGCGGGCCGGACTTGCGCACGGCTTCCGAAAGCTCCTGA